The proteins below come from a single Argentina anserina chromosome 1, drPotAnse1.1, whole genome shotgun sequence genomic window:
- the LOC126788510 gene encoding cation/calcium exchanger 1-like, with the protein MASSICISSPKKLVLFLNISFLILLLCLCLTTTNYLHPNNHISTLPIQSTILQEIIVNDGCSNLHEYSDSEAKCLYVKTQIGCRADGYLNYLQLFYCNFGKFPIVAHIAVLFWLLVLFYLLGNTAANYFCSSLESLSKILKLSPTIAGVTLLSLGNGAPDVFSSIVSFTGSGDGNVGLNSVLGGAFFVSSIVVGVISILISPKQVSVDESSFIRDVIFFLFSLSSLLVIISIGRINLWGSIAFVTIYFVYVGSVSATQIYKVRKLEKQQLLVLGDASTSPLLRHVDEEKALVSVHYNVHDDQEQQRYSSFCFLGYLLELPLSLPRRLTIPVVSEEMWSKPFAVISVTLAPILLAVLFNTHSENVGSRTKLAVYITAAIIGLVLATLVYFTTRMSGPPNSNMHLFPLLVGGFVMSVAWTYLTAEELVSLLESYGNILGISPSILGLTILAWGNSLGDLIANVALALHGGADGAQIAITGCYAGPMFNTLVGVGLSLVLSAWSEYPSSYVIAIDHSLYETLAFLMGGLLWALVMLPNKNMKLDRYMGSGLVAIYLCFLSLKLAMLLL; encoded by the coding sequence ATGGCTAGCTCAATCTGCATTTCTTCTCCGAAGAAACTCGTTTTATTCCTCAACATATcctttcttattcttcttttatGTCTCTGTCTGACAACTACTAATTATCTCCATCCCAACAATCACATCTCAACCTTACCAATCCAGTCCACTATTCTTCAAGAGATCATAGTTAATGATGGCTGCAGTAATCTCCATGAATACTCAGATTCTGAAGCCAAGTGTTTGTATGTCAAAACCCAAATAGGTTGCAGAGCTGATGGTTATCTAAACTATCTCCAACTCTTTTACTGCAATTTTGGCAAGTTCCCTATTGTAGCCCATATCGCGGTTCTATTTTGGCTTCTCGTTTTGTTTTACCTACTGGGGAACACAGCTGCCAATTACTTCTGCTCTTCCTTAGAGAGCTTGTCGAAAATCTTGAAGCTCTCACCCACCATTGCTGGAGTCACCCTCCTCTCGCTCGGAAATGGCGCCCCGGATGTCTTTTCTAGCATCGTTTCATTCACCGGATCAGGCGATGGAAATGTCGGCCTAAACAGTGTGTTGGGGGGAGCCTTCTTCGTGTCCAGCATTGTGGTAGGTGTTATTAGCATACTCATTAGCCCTAAACAAGTTTCAGTTGACGAGTCCAGCTTCATAAGAGATGTCATCTTTTTCTTATTCTCTCTATCCTCTCTACTTGTCATCATATCAATAGGAAGAATCAACTTGTGGGGTTCCATTGCTTTTGTTACTATTTACTTTGTCTATGTCGGCTCAGTTTCAGCCACACAGATATACAAAGTTAGGAAGTTGGAGAAACAGCAACTATTGGTTCTGGGAGATGCTAGCACTAGTCCACTATTGAGGCATGTCGACGAAGAAAAAGCACTTGTCTCTGTTCATTATAATGTCCATGATGATCAAGAACAGCAACGATATTcgtctttttgtttcttgggGTATCTATTGGAGCTGCCTCTGTCGTTGCCTCGAAGATTGACCATACCGGTTGTGAGCGAGGAAATGTGGTCCAAGCCATTTGCAGTTATTTCTGTGACTTTGGCACCAATTTTACTCGCTGTTCTTTTCAACACACACAGTGAAAATGTGGGTTCGAGAACTAAATTAGCGGTTTACATAACAGCAGCTATTATTGGTTTGGTTTTGGCTACTCTTGTTTATTTCACCACTAGAATGTCAGGGCCGCCGAACAGTAACATGCACCTGTTCCCTTTGCTTGTGGGAGGGTTTGTGATGAGTGTAGCCTGGACTTATCTCACAGCTGAAGAACTAGTGTCTCTGTTAGAATCGTATGGGAATATATTGGGGATAAGTCCTTCCATTCTGGGACTTACTATTCTGGCTTGGGGTAACTCCCTGGGAGATTTGATAGCTAATGTGGCCCTGGCGCTTCACGGTGGGGCAGACGGAGCTCAGATTGCGATTACGGGCTGCTATGCCGGGCCGATGTTCAACACGCTAGTGGGAGTGGGGCTCTCACTGGTTTTGTCAGCTTGGTCAGAGTACCCATCCTCATACGTCATTGCAATTGATCATTCTCTGTATGAGACACTGGCGTTTCTAATGGGTGGGTTGCTCTGGGCGCTTGTCATGTTGCCGAACAAGAACATGAAGCTGGATCGTTATATGGGGAGTGGCCTCGTCGCGATCTACTTGTGTTTTCTGTCTCTCAAGCTAGCCATGCTCCTGCTCTGA